The sequence CCGGTGGGGTCGATGCTGGGTAACACGCGCAGCAGGCCGTAGAGCAGCGCCATCCCCACGGCCATCCCAACAGCCAGACCCTCTTTCGTCGAGTAGCCGTTGGGTTGCCCGCTCGGGCCAAAATGAGTCGCCACGTCGGCGGGGAGTTGGTTATAAATAAGAGCCAGATAGAGCAGAGGCAGGGCCGTCAGCGCGATAAAGACCCATTCGGGTCTGGGCGACGGCGTTGGTAGGTTGGTAGACGAAGACATACTGGTAAGGGATGTGTCAGGTAGGTGATGATTGATCGGGTGAAGCGGCGTCGGGCGCGGGCGGCGACGTGTTCAGCACCGATGATCCCGTAAAGCCCATCAGCCAGGCGAGCAACTCGTCGAGCACGGTGGTGTTGAGCCGATACGTAATAAACTGCCCCTGTTTGGTGGAATCGACGAGGCCCGCCTGCCGCAGCAGATCGAGGTGGTGCGAAATGCTCGGCTTGCTCATGGCGAACTGCTCCGCGATTTCGCCTGCTGTCAGATCGCCCTGCCGAAGCAGTTCCAGCATCTGCCGCCGGGTGGGGTCGTTAAGGGCTTTAAAGAGCGTATTCATTGCATACTTATATAATTAGCCACATGTCTAAATACTAATCGAAAAAGCAAGTAAGGTTGTGATGAATGGTTCAGAAGAAGGATTTGGTATGACGGAGACAGCGATTAGCGAATGGGTAGCTAACGCGAAGCTTCGTATAGCGTCCTTCGATTACAACACAAAATTCAGTAAGCCAACTATCGAGCATAACCGGGTTACCTAGTTGATAGTGAGCAATTTGCTTGTTTTTTGTCATGCCGGTTTTGTCATCCCGGGTTTTGTCATCCTGACCGGGGCGCGCAGCCGACAGGAAGGATCTTGATGTCGCCTAATTCGCTAGTAAGGAGGCTTCAAGATCCCTCCTGTCGGCTGCGCGCCCCGGTCAGGATGACAAAAGCCCAGGATGACAAAAACCCTAGGACGGCAAAAAAACAGTTACGCCTCGAAAATGACACTCATAGCTTAGGTTAGCTAGTTGGACCCGGTTACAGATAAGCGCTGAGCTGCTCGCGCAGGTACGTATTTAGCTGGGTGCGGGGTACGCCCAGGTACGTGTCGAGAGCCTGATAAAGGCTGGCATCGCTGCGGCCCGCGTTCATGACCTGCTTGAGCAGTGGGTAGCCGCCTTTCTGGTGGATCAACTGGCAGAGCAGCCCACCCAGCGCGTAGCGGTAATCGGTATATTCGTCGAGGTTACGCAGGGCAAACAGGTTGGCGAGGTTCAACTCGGGGTGCTGAGCCAGGTACGTGGCCGTGCGTTGCAGATGCCAGGCAAGCGGCTGCCCCCGACTGCCGCCCAGCCAGGTGGCTATCCCCTCGACTACCCACGGATGCTGATTGGGGAAGTGTGGATTGAGCAGCACGTGCACCACCTCGTGGGGGTAAAACTCCCCCAGTCCACTGCAAAAGACGCGGTTATCGACGGCCCGGCCGGTGGGCTTGCTGGTGCCGCTGAGCGTCGCTTCGTAATCGATCCCGCGCAGTTGGCGCAGCTCCTCGGCGGTATCGGCGAGGTAATACTCGATGGGTTGCGGCGGTACCTCAAAATCGCGGCACAATTGATCGATAAAGTCGGTCAACTGCCGGGCTTTGCGTTTGTCAAACGCGTGGTAATGCGGAAAATAGTACTGCACATGACCCACGCGCTGCCCCTGCCATAGTCTGTCGCGGTTGATGGGCAGGGCGTTGTAGAGTTGCCAACGGCCGGTGCCGTCAGCATTGCCGGGGCGGGCGTAGACGTTGGTGATGGCGACCAGGTTCGGGCTGCGGCCTTTGGGGTTATTCCCGCCAAACAGCGATTTGATCTGGTACAGCCCGTTGTAGTTGACCACGCTCAGAATCTGCACCGGATAGCCCCGGTAGAGCGTCGGCTCAAACTCGCGCTCGAGCAGATCGAACCGGCCACCAAAGGCCGCCGATGCCCTTTTTTCGGCGTCGTTCCAATACGGATTGTCGTAGAGGCTGTCGGGATGCGCGCGCAGGTACGTTGTCCAGAGAGCCACCGCCTGCCGAATGTCGGCCTGCGTGGTATCGACCAGCGGGTGCAGCGAAATGCTCGATTGGGCAACCGATTGACCTACTGCCAGCAGGCTGATGAAAAAGGCCTGTTCCCACCCGCTGCGCCGTCGCTTCATCGAACGGTGTCGCGTTTCATGGTACCCTGGCTGGAATCGGGTGGCAGGGGTGCCTTATCCATGTTGCGTTTAGGGTCGGGCACGGTGCCGTATTTGGGGCTGGGCATGGGTTTGGCGGTGCCCCGGCTGCGGCGCGTGGGCATCGTTTCGGGCTTTGGCTGCGGCTTTTTAACCATCATCGAATCCTGCGCCTGCGCCGCCGTAGCGACCAGCAGCCCAAGACCGAGTAAGAGTGCGTTGATTTTCATGGCGTTGAGTTGGGGTTGACCCGGCCCGACGGGGTTGCCGGGCGGTCTATCTAAAACGCTCAGACTGATGCGGTTGTTGCCAGAAACCGATCCAGCAGGGCAACGTACCCGGCAATACCAGCCTCGATTTCGTGGAGGAAGATGAACTCGTCGGCGGTGTGGGAACGCTCCGAATGGCCGGGGCCGCACTTGAGCGACGGCACGGGCATCAGCGCCTGATCCGACAGGGTAGGGGAGCCGTAGGTGGTGCGGCCCAATGCCAGCCCCGCCTGCACCAACGGATGCTCGACGGCAATGCCCGACGACCGCAACCGCACCGAACGGGGCGTTACCTCCGCCGTGGGTACGTTGTCGCGCACGATGGCCAGTACCTCTTCCAGCGTGTATTGCTCCGTCACGCGCACATCGACGGTGAAGGTGCAGGTGTCGGGCACCACGTTGTGCTGAGAACCCGCGTTGATGATCGTCACGGTCTGTTTCACCGGCCCTAGTAACGGCGACACCCGTGTGTACTGGTACGTCTGAAACCAGTGAATGGCGGGCAGCGCCTTGTAAATAGCGTTATCGCCTTCGTCGCGGGCGGCGTGTCCGGCCCGACCACGCACGGTGCAGTCGAGCACCAGCAGCCCTTTTTCGGCGATGGCCAGTTGCATCTGCGTTGGTTCGCCCACGATGGCCAGGTCAATCGTTGGTAGGTCGGGCCAGAGTTGTTCGATGCCCCCGCGCCCCGAAATTTCTTCCTCCGCACTCGCCGCCATCACCAGGTTATGCGACAGGTCGGCGCGGTCGTAGAAGTGCACGAAGGTTGCCAGCAGGCTCACCAGACAGCCGCCCGCATCGTTGCTGCCCAGGCCATACAGCTTGCCGTCGACCACGGTGGGGCTGAAT comes from Fibrella aestuarina BUZ 2 and encodes:
- a CDS encoding autorepressor SdpR family transcription factor gives rise to the protein MNTLFKALNDPTRRQMLELLRQGDLTAGEIAEQFAMSKPSISHHLDLLRQAGLVDSTKQGQFITYRLNTTVLDELLAWLMGFTGSSVLNTSPPAPDAASPDQSSPT
- a CDS encoding M20 family metallo-hydrolase, whose translation is MNLPPALIDDAVSLLKDLITIPSLSRDEGRTADRIATYLTEHGIPYQRNGHNVWAQNRQFDPAKPTLLLNSHHDTVKPNASYTRDPFSPTVVDGKLYGLGSNDAGGCLVSLLATFVHFYDRADLSHNLVMAASAEEEISGRGGIEQLWPDLPTIDLAIVGEPTQMQLAIAEKGLLVLDCTVRGRAGHAARDEGDNAIYKALPAIHWFQTYQYTRVSPLLGPVKQTVTIINAGSQHNVVPDTCTFTVDVRVTEQYTLEEVLAIVRDNVPTAEVTPRSVRLRSSGIAVEHPLVQAGLALGRTTYGSPTLSDQALMPVPSLKCGPGHSERSHTADEFIFLHEIEAGIAGYVALLDRFLATTASV